In Chryseobacterium shigense, the following proteins share a genomic window:
- a CDS encoding aldehyde dehydrogenase family protein, with protein sequence MSTMTEPKSETAFQWPEFKNKYDNYIDGKFTPPVNGQYFNVVSPVNGKNFTQVAHSSKEDLELAVNAAEKAFQTWKNTSSTERSIILNKIADRIEQNLEYIAIVETIDNGKAVRETLAADLPLAIDHFRYFASVVRAEEGSHNELDKDTVSLIVHEPLGVIAQIIPWNFPILMAVWKLAPALAAGNCVVLKPAESTPVSIMVLMEIIGDLLPAGVINIVNGFGAELGRALVTNPKVSKAAFTGSTATGRLVMQYATENIIPVTLELGGKSPNVFFSSVMDADDEFLDKAIEGAVLFALNQGEICTCPSRLLVQEDIADAFIAKVIERVKAIKVGNPLDKTVMMGAQASQIQKDKILSYIQLGKEEGAEVLLGGDVNNVGDDLQDGFYIQPTIFKGNNRMRIFQEEIFGPVLAFTTFKDEEEAVKIANDTIYGLGAGVWTRDAHQLYNIPRQIQAGRVWVNQYHSYPAGAPFGGYKQSGIGRENHKMMLDHYRQTKNMLISYNKNKLGFF encoded by the coding sequence ATGAGCACTATGACAGAACCGAAATCAGAGACCGCTTTCCAGTGGCCTGAATTCAAAAACAAATATGATAACTATATTGACGGTAAATTTACTCCTCCTGTAAACGGGCAGTACTTCAATGTAGTTTCACCGGTGAATGGTAAAAACTTCACCCAGGTAGCCCATTCTTCCAAAGAAGACTTGGAACTGGCTGTAAATGCCGCTGAAAAAGCATTCCAAACATGGAAAAATACTTCATCCACAGAAAGAAGCATTATACTGAATAAAATAGCAGACAGAATCGAGCAGAACCTTGAATACATTGCCATTGTTGAAACCATAGACAACGGAAAGGCAGTAAGAGAAACATTGGCTGCGGATTTACCTCTCGCCATAGACCATTTCAGATATTTTGCGTCTGTGGTACGTGCAGAAGAGGGCTCACATAATGAACTGGATAAAGATACAGTTTCCCTGATCGTTCATGAACCGCTGGGAGTAATTGCCCAGATCATCCCGTGGAATTTCCCGATATTAATGGCGGTATGGAAATTAGCTCCGGCATTGGCTGCAGGAAACTGCGTTGTATTGAAGCCTGCTGAAAGTACTCCCGTTTCCATCATGGTTTTAATGGAAATTATCGGTGATCTTTTACCTGCCGGTGTTATCAATATTGTTAATGGCTTCGGGGCGGAATTGGGAAGAGCTCTGGTAACCAATCCGAAAGTATCTAAAGCAGCATTCACAGGCTCTACGGCAACAGGGCGTCTGGTAATGCAGTATGCAACAGAGAATATTATCCCTGTAACACTTGAGCTGGGAGGGAAATCTCCAAACGTTTTCTTCAGCTCGGTAATGGATGCAGATGATGAATTTCTGGATAAAGCAATTGAAGGAGCTGTTCTTTTTGCACTGAATCAGGGCGAAATATGTACATGTCCTTCAAGATTGCTGGTTCAGGAAGATATTGCAGACGCATTCATTGCAAAAGTAATAGAAAGAGTGAAAGCCATCAAAGTGGGAAATCCGCTTGATAAAACTGTGATGATGGGTGCTCAGGCTTCCCAGATCCAGAAAGATAAAATTCTGTCCTACATCCAGCTTGGAAAAGAAGAAGGAGCGGAAGTTCTGTTGGGTGGAGATGTAAACAATGTAGGAGACGATTTACAGGACGGATTCTATATTCAGCCTACTATTTTCAAAGGTAATAACAGAATGAGAATCTTCCAGGAAGAGATTTTCGGGCCTGTACTGGCGTTTACTACATTCAAAGACGAAGAAGAAGCTGTGAAAATTGCCAACGATACGATCTACGGACTTGGAGCAGGAGTCTGGACCAGAGATGCTCATCAGCTGTACAATATTCCACGCCAGATCCAGGCTGGAAGAGTTTGGGTGAACCAATATCATTCCTATCCGGCAGGAGCGCCTTTTGGAGGATATAAGCAGTCAGGAATCGGTAGAGAGAACCATAAGATGATGCTGGATCATTACCGTCAGACTAAAAATATGCTGATTTCCTATAACAAGAACAAATTAGGTTTCTTTTAA
- a CDS encoding chaperone modulator CbpM: MSERISREELVKIYNIEITFFDELVDVGLLNVETENEIHYLLYEDLPVFERFTNWHYDLEINLPGLEVINDMLRRIKDLKRENRDLMNKLSAINDQYEDI, from the coding sequence ATGAGTGAAAGAATATCGAGGGAAGAACTCGTAAAAATATACAATATAGAGATCACTTTTTTTGACGAACTGGTGGATGTAGGTCTTCTGAATGTAGAAACAGAGAATGAAATCCATTATTTGCTATATGAAGATTTGCCTGTTTTTGAAAGGTTTACCAACTGGCATTACGACCTGGAAATTAACCTTCCCGGTCTGGAGGTCATTAATGATATGTTGAGAAGAATAAAAGACCTGAAGAGGGAAAACCGTGATCTGATGAATAAACTTTCTGCAATAAATGATCAATATGAAGATATTTGA
- a CDS encoding dicarboxylate/amino acid:cation symporter, producing MKEVLKNYSGIILLLLGIVAGSIIGITVPGIVEYIKPLGDIFLNLLFVSVVPLVFFAVSNSIASLEQQSKFGKIILVMAFTFLFFILTAAVFTICAVYMFPVSGVSGSSDVIAETASEENWGNRIVSFFTVGEFTQLFSRQNMLALLIFAFMTGFAARKSGEKGLPFRVFISSGYEVMKELLLLIMKLAPIGLGAYFAYQVATLGPQLFGFYAKPLGLYYIAGIIYFFVFFSLYAFMANGRKGIKSFWTNAAYPTLTALSTCSSFATMPANLQAASKIGIPNSIANLVIPIGTTLHKNGSSMSSIIKIYVAFLIIGKDFFDPSNLLLALGITVFVSIVAGGIPNGGYIGEMLMISVYKLPQEAVPAVMIIGTLVDPLATVLNAVGDIVAAMFVNRFVKV from the coding sequence ATGAAAGAGGTACTTAAAAACTACTCGGGAATTATACTTTTACTTCTGGGAATTGTTGCAGGAAGCATTATAGGCATTACAGTTCCGGGCATTGTGGAATATATTAAACCACTGGGAGACATATTCCTGAATCTGCTTTTTGTGAGTGTGGTACCGCTCGTATTCTTCGCAGTATCCAATTCTATTGCTTCCCTGGAACAGCAGTCTAAATTTGGAAAGATCATTCTTGTAATGGCCTTCACTTTCCTGTTCTTTATTTTAACAGCAGCTGTTTTTACGATCTGTGCCGTTTACATGTTTCCTGTTTCAGGAGTTTCCGGCAGTTCGGACGTAATTGCAGAAACTGCGTCTGAAGAAAATTGGGGCAACCGGATCGTCAGCTTTTTCACCGTTGGGGAATTTACACAGCTTTTTTCAAGGCAAAATATGCTGGCTCTTCTTATTTTTGCTTTTATGACAGGGTTTGCAGCCAGAAAGTCCGGGGAGAAAGGATTACCGTTCAGGGTTTTCATTTCTTCCGGATATGAAGTGATGAAAGAATTGCTTTTATTAATTATGAAACTGGCACCTATTGGGTTGGGGGCTTATTTTGCCTATCAGGTAGCGACTTTAGGCCCACAATTGTTTGGGTTTTACGCTAAACCTCTCGGGCTTTATTATATTGCAGGAATTATTTATTTCTTTGTCTTTTTTTCACTGTATGCTTTTATGGCAAACGGGAGGAAAGGGATCAAAAGTTTCTGGACCAATGCAGCTTACCCCACCCTTACCGCTTTGAGTACATGCAGCAGCTTCGCCACTATGCCTGCCAATCTTCAGGCAGCTTCGAAAATAGGTATCCCGAATTCCATTGCCAATCTTGTTATTCCTATCGGGACTACACTTCATAAGAACGGCTCTTCCATGTCATCCATTATTAAGATATATGTTGCTTTCCTGATCATTGGAAAAGATTTTTTTGATCCTTCCAATTTGCTTCTTGCTTTAGGAATTACGGTTTTCGTAAGTATTGTAGCTGGTGGTATTCCCAATGGCGGATATATTGGAGAAATGCTGATGATCTCAGTATATAAGCTACCTCAGGAAGCTGTTCCGGCAGTGATGATTATCGGAACTCTGGTTGATCCTTTAGCCACTGTTCTGAATGCTGTGGGAGATATTGTGGCGGCTATGTTTGTGAACCGGTTTGTGAAGGTCTGA
- a CDS encoding exo-beta-N-acetylmuramidase NamZ domain-containing protein codes for MNLDFKIKNLLLICLIFLGVFNQYYSQVQGQQDFKTGADQPELYLPLLKDKTIGVVTNQTGLMSDKSYLVDFLVKNNIKIKTIFAPEHGFRGDADAGEKVKNGVDTKTGIPIISLYGNNKKPKPEQLKGLDMVVFDIQDVGVRFYTYISTLTYLMEAGAENNVEIMVLDRPNPHDGYTDGPVLKKKWSSFVGMHEVPVVYGLTIGEYGKMVNGEKWLKNGIQAKYTLIPMKNYHKKQRYPISDKPSPNLPNDKSINLYPSLCFFEGTQVSVGRGTSLPFQIYGSPWTQSFSYQFTPKPNFGAKDPFLNGKLCYGEDLSAYPKDLRELNLEWLIKSYKNYKNPQQGFFLENLFFDKLAGTDEFRKQIIAGKSGQEIKASWKNDLEKFEKIRTKYILYKD; via the coding sequence ATGAATTTAGATTTCAAAATTAAAAATTTACTTCTTATTTGCCTAATTTTTTTAGGAGTATTCAACCAATATTATTCTCAGGTTCAAGGTCAGCAGGATTTTAAAACCGGAGCAGACCAACCTGAACTTTATCTGCCTTTGCTAAAGGACAAAACAATCGGTGTGGTAACCAATCAGACAGGATTGATGAGTGATAAAAGCTACCTGGTAGATTTTTTAGTTAAAAATAACATTAAGATCAAGACAATCTTTGCCCCCGAACATGGGTTCAGAGGAGATGCAGATGCCGGGGAAAAGGTAAAAAACGGAGTAGATACCAAAACCGGAATCCCTATTATTTCTTTATACGGAAACAATAAAAAGCCAAAACCGGAACAGCTGAAGGGACTTGATATGGTAGTTTTTGATATTCAGGATGTTGGCGTAAGGTTTTATACCTATATTTCAACGTTAACCTATTTAATGGAGGCCGGTGCAGAAAATAATGTGGAAATTATGGTGCTGGACCGTCCCAACCCTCATGACGGTTATACGGACGGACCTGTTTTGAAGAAAAAATGGTCAAGCTTTGTCGGCATGCATGAAGTTCCTGTAGTATACGGGCTGACGATAGGAGAGTATGGAAAAATGGTAAACGGTGAAAAGTGGCTGAAAAATGGTATTCAGGCAAAATATACCCTGATTCCGATGAAGAATTACCATAAGAAACAGCGTTATCCCATTTCAGATAAACCATCCCCAAATCTTCCGAATGATAAATCAATTAATTTGTATCCGAGCTTATGCTTTTTTGAAGGAACACAAGTTTCTGTAGGGAGGGGAACAAGTTTACCTTTCCAGATCTACGGATCTCCGTGGACACAGTCATTTTCTTATCAGTTTACGCCAAAGCCTAATTTCGGGGCAAAAGATCCTTTCCTGAATGGAAAGCTTTGTTATGGTGAAGACCTTTCTGCCTATCCGAAAGATCTTAGAGAGCTTAACCTTGAATGGCTGATCAAATCTTATAAAAATTATAAAAATCCACAGCAGGGTTTCTTCCTTGAGAATTTGTTTTTCGATAAACTGGCCGGAACGGATGAATTCAGAAAGCAGATTATAGCTGGAAAATCAGGTCAGGAAATCAAAGCTTCATGGAAAAATGACCTAGAGAAATTTGAAAAGATCAGAACAAAATACATTCTGTACAAGGATTGA
- a CDS encoding DUF3575 domain-containing protein, with amino-acid sequence MLKHKFLTASITLLSAAMFTAQEQEQEKKLYIKGNALLAPIGVINIGLEKQLTQKITMQGDVLVSPWKSFAGHEFQYYSASLEGRYYFNEAFNHWYIGANIGVSSFVLQKWNYWKDGSYINDRNEVFVRSNLYQKGFSFLAGVTGGYQFKVSDRWNIDIYATIGSSTDFYKGYDRTTGQRYESAQKYNKSGEILPYRGGIMISYKLK; translated from the coding sequence ATGCTAAAACACAAATTTCTCACCGCATCTATCACCCTTCTGTCCGCAGCAATGTTTACAGCACAGGAACAAGAACAGGAAAAAAAATTATATATTAAAGGAAATGCTCTTCTGGCTCCAATTGGCGTAATCAATATTGGTCTGGAAAAACAGTTAACCCAGAAAATTACCATGCAGGGTGATGTTCTGGTATCTCCATGGAAGTCTTTTGCAGGCCATGAATTTCAGTATTATTCTGCTTCTTTGGAAGGAAGATATTATTTCAATGAGGCATTCAACCATTGGTATATAGGAGCTAATATTGGGGTATCCTCATTCGTTCTGCAGAAATGGAATTACTGGAAAGATGGCTCTTATATAAATGATCGTAATGAAGTATTCGTTAGATCTAATTTATATCAAAAAGGATTTTCATTTTTAGCAGGTGTTACGGGTGGTTATCAATTTAAAGTATCTGATCGCTGGAACATCGACATTTATGCAACAATTGGCTCATCCACAGATTTCTACAAGGGATATGACCGTACTACAGGCCAGCGGTATGAATCAGCCCAAAAATATAATAAAAGTGGAGAAATCCTACCTTACAGAGGAGGTATCATGATTTCTTATAAATTAAAATAA
- a CDS encoding DnaJ C-terminal domain-containing protein, giving the protein MAYIDYYKILGVDKSATQDDIKKAYRKQARKLHPDLNPDDKESERKFKELNEANEVLSNPENRTKYDKYGENWKHGEEYEKAQQQQRQYQQQNYSGGGYSGADFGEGADFSDFFQSMFGGAGGGFGRSSRGSSSGKFKGQDVHAELNLNLKDAAQTHPQTFEINGKKVRITIPAGVYDGQQIKLKGHGNPGFNGGPNGDLYITFNIPIDPDFERIGDDLKTKVSIDLYTAVLGGDVKVNTLDGSVSLKVKPETQNGTTVRLKGKGFPVYKKEGQSGDLFVTYEVKLPTGLTDKQKELFEQLKNS; this is encoded by the coding sequence ATGGCTTATATAGATTACTATAAGATTTTAGGCGTAGATAAAAGCGCAACACAGGATGACATCAAGAAAGCCTACCGAAAACAGGCCAGAAAACTTCATCCTGATCTTAACCCGGACGACAAAGAATCAGAAAGAAAATTTAAAGAACTGAATGAAGCTAATGAAGTTCTCAGCAACCCGGAAAACCGTACGAAATATGATAAGTATGGAGAAAACTGGAAGCATGGAGAAGAATATGAAAAAGCACAGCAACAACAAAGACAGTATCAGCAACAGAATTATAGTGGCGGTGGATACTCCGGGGCTGATTTTGGGGAAGGGGCTGATTTTTCAGATTTTTTCCAGAGTATGTTTGGCGGGGCAGGCGGAGGTTTTGGGAGAAGCTCAAGAGGAAGCTCGTCAGGGAAATTCAAAGGGCAGGATGTTCATGCTGAATTAAATCTGAATTTAAAAGATGCTGCACAAACCCATCCGCAGACTTTCGAGATCAATGGTAAAAAAGTAAGGATCACAATTCCGGCCGGGGTTTATGATGGTCAGCAGATTAAACTGAAAGGCCATGGAAATCCTGGTTTTAACGGTGGCCCGAACGGAGATCTGTACATTACATTCAATATTCCCATAGATCCTGATTTTGAAAGAATCGGTGATGATCTGAAAACTAAAGTTTCGATAGACCTGTATACTGCTGTTTTGGGCGGTGATGTAAAAGTAAACACATTGGATGGCAGCGTCAGCCTTAAAGTAAAACCTGAAACTCAGAACGGGACTACAGTACGACTGAAAGGAAAAGGTTTTCCGGTATATAAAAAAGAAGGGCAGTCCGGAGATCTTTTTGTGACGTATGAGGTAAAATTACCAACCGGTCTGACAGACAAGCAGAAAGAACTTTTTGAACAACTTAAAAATTCCTAA
- a CDS encoding PLP-dependent cysteine synthase family protein, with translation MKYAKNILETIGNTPLVKLNKVLGEDFPALVLAKVETFNPGNSVKDRMALKMIEDAEKDGRLKPGGTIIEGTSGNTGMGLALAAIIKGYKCIFVTNSKQSKEKCDILRAVGAEVIVCPTDVKPTDPRSYYSVSKRLANETENGWYVNQYDNLSNRAAHYESTAPEIWEQTEGKLTHFVVGAGTGGTITGCGTFFKEKNADIKVIGVDTYGSILKEFHETGELHYDHAYTYITEGIGEDIIPENYDMSVIDHFEKVTDKDGAVYARKLAKEEGIFCGYSAGSAIASLIQMKDQFTKDDVIVVLLHDHGSRYVGKIYNDEWMKEMGWLD, from the coding sequence ATGAAATACGCAAAAAATATTCTTGAAACGATAGGAAATACACCTCTTGTAAAACTTAACAAAGTATTGGGTGAAGATTTTCCTGCTCTTGTTCTGGCGAAAGTAGAAACATTCAATCCGGGAAATTCCGTAAAGGACAGAATGGCCCTTAAAATGATAGAAGATGCCGAAAAAGACGGCAGATTAAAGCCTGGCGGTACCATTATTGAAGGTACTTCAGGAAATACCGGGATGGGACTGGCTCTTGCAGCCATCATCAAAGGCTACAAATGTATTTTTGTAACCAATTCCAAGCAGTCGAAAGAAAAATGTGATATTCTCCGTGCTGTAGGAGCTGAAGTTATTGTATGCCCTACTGACGTAAAACCTACAGATCCGCGTTCTTATTATTCAGTTTCCAAAAGGCTGGCTAATGAAACAGAAAACGGATGGTATGTAAACCAATATGACAACTTATCCAACAGAGCAGCTCATTATGAGTCTACAGCTCCTGAAATCTGGGAACAGACGGAAGGTAAACTTACCCATTTTGTAGTGGGTGCCGGAACAGGAGGTACCATTACAGGTTGCGGAACATTCTTCAAGGAAAAAAATGCAGATATCAAGGTAATAGGAGTTGACACTTACGGTTCTATTCTGAAAGAATTCCATGAGACGGGTGAACTTCATTACGATCATGCTTACACGTACATCACAGAAGGAATCGGGGAAGATATCATTCCTGAAAATTACGACATGTCTGTGATCGATCATTTTGAAAAAGTAACGGATAAGGACGGTGCTGTTTACGCAAGAAAACTGGCTAAAGAAGAAGGAATTTTCTGCGGATATTCTGCGGGAAGCGCTATTGCTTCTTTAATTCAGATGAAAGACCAGTTTACCAAAGACGATGTGATTGTTGTTCTGCTTCACGACCACGGTTCAAGATATGTAGGGAAAATCTACAATGATGAGTGGATGAAGGAAATGGGCTGGTTAGATTAA
- a CDS encoding DUF779 domain-containing protein → METKISRLSATEAALDVIFELEKKYGDLMFYQAGGCCEGTQPQCFEKGGFFPRMNDAMIGTIHDHEFWIDRDLFEYWKYSHFTLDVTDGFGPGGFSLETPLGKTFKVHYRLFTPEEYENLEPVQRSE, encoded by the coding sequence ATGGAAACAAAAATATCAAGACTATCTGCTACAGAAGCTGCACTTGACGTTATTTTTGAACTGGAAAAAAAATATGGTGACCTGATGTTTTACCAGGCAGGAGGGTGCTGTGAAGGAACTCAGCCGCAGTGCTTCGAGAAAGGGGGATTTTTCCCCAGAATGAATGATGCAATGATCGGCACCATCCACGATCACGAGTTCTGGATAGACCGGGATCTTTTCGAATACTGGAAATATTCACATTTTACGTTAGATGTTACGGATGGTTTCGGACCGGGCGGATTTTCTCTGGAAACACCTCTTGGAAAAACATTTAAAGTACATTACAGGCTTTTCACACCTGAAGAATACGAGAATTTAGAACCTGTACAACGAAGTGAATAA
- a CDS encoding helix-turn-helix transcriptional regulator codes for MKQEKFLEIITQLVSAFPSENKTDEKLDLLISKLESKDKDSAESEKDEHLLIAEVCELTKKKRTTIWLWNKKGLLKPVGRSGKSPIYRRSDVLNYIYNSEKQGKE; via the coding sequence ATGAAACAAGAAAAATTCTTGGAAATTATCACTCAATTAGTGAGTGCCTTTCCGTCAGAAAACAAAACAGACGAGAAACTAGATTTATTAATTTCAAAATTAGAAAGTAAAGACAAAGATTCTGCGGAATCAGAAAAAGATGAACATCTTTTAATAGCTGAGGTATGTGAACTTACCAAAAAAAAGAGAACAACCATTTGGCTTTGGAACAAAAAAGGTTTATTAAAGCCTGTTGGTAGGTCTGGAAAAAGTCCTATTTATAGAAGAAGTGATGTTTTGAATTATATTTATAATTCTGAAAAGCAAGGCAAGGAATAA
- a CDS encoding ABC transporter permease: MKFPLYFSRKIAFSKDNKNNLSRVIIFIGRLSVALGIIVSLITVATGFGSKKAIKERLADFSGHITVRSTRSNSSYNTSILDNQGLDIQKIKKLPDVESVQKYATVTGIMRNEHNFSGIIFKGIGKDFDSLRFKKFLVAGTTPKVTEKGFNNDVTISQKIANDLHLKVNDSIVTVFSKADQKPIYRKFRIIGIYKTDIKMIDEQFVIGGINHVRKIQEMKPDEIGGLDIFFKNVNDIDKDFPEIEKLIGYKNYAEKATEKFPQINDWISIFDTNIALIIIIMLIVVVINIIMVLLILIIERTNSIGLLKTLGASNSQIRATFINYTLIIMIPGLLYGNAIGLGLILIQKFFGIIKLNPENYYVSTVPVDLNPVAIVSISLGILLISGLALIIPSYLISKISPVKAIKYN; encoded by the coding sequence TTGAAATTTCCTTTATATTTCTCTAGAAAAATAGCGTTTTCCAAAGATAACAAAAATAACCTTTCAAGAGTTATCATCTTCATCGGCAGGCTTTCTGTAGCTTTGGGGATCATTGTTTCTTTAATTACTGTAGCTACAGGCTTCGGATCAAAGAAAGCAATTAAGGAAAGGCTGGCAGATTTCAGCGGACATATTACGGTGCGGTCTACAAGATCCAATTCTTCTTACAACACATCTATTCTTGACAATCAGGGACTGGATATCCAGAAAATTAAAAAGCTGCCGGATGTGGAAAGTGTTCAGAAATATGCAACTGTAACGGGAATTATGCGTAATGAACACAATTTTTCCGGCATTATATTCAAAGGGATAGGAAAAGATTTTGACAGTCTGAGATTCAAGAAGTTTTTAGTTGCGGGGACAACTCCAAAAGTTACGGAAAAAGGCTTTAACAATGATGTTACCATTTCACAGAAGATCGCCAATGATCTTCACCTGAAGGTTAACGACAGCATAGTTACCGTTTTTTCAAAAGCAGACCAGAAACCGATATACCGTAAATTCAGGATTATAGGAATTTACAAAACCGATATTAAAATGATTGATGAACAGTTCGTTATCGGCGGTATCAATCATGTAAGAAAAATCCAGGAAATGAAGCCGGATGAAATTGGCGGCCTCGATATATTCTTTAAAAATGTAAATGATATTGATAAAGATTTTCCGGAAATTGAAAAACTCATCGGCTACAAAAATTATGCTGAAAAAGCAACGGAAAAATTCCCGCAGATCAATGACTGGATCAGTATTTTTGATACGAATATTGCTTTAATCATCATCATTATGCTGATCGTAGTAGTGATCAATATTATTATGGTCCTTTTAATTCTTATCATCGAAAGAACCAATTCCATAGGGCTTCTGAAAACGCTGGGAGCCAGCAATTCACAGATCAGAGCTACTTTCATCAATTATACCCTGATTATTATGATTCCCGGGCTTTTGTATGGAAATGCAATAGGTCTTGGTCTTATTCTTATTCAGAAATTCTTCGGCATTATTAAATTAAATCCTGAAAACTATTACGTTAGTACGGTTCCGGTAGATCTTAATCCTGTAGCCATTGTTTCCATTTCATTGGGAATCCTTCTTATTTCAGGACTGGCTCTGATTATTCCGAGTTACCTGATCAGCAAAATATCTCCGGTGAAAGCAATTAAGTATAATTAA
- a CDS encoding thioredoxin family protein: MKKIISGVFVFCSVITLAQEAIQFQELPFKDIIAKAKKEKKLVFVDAYASWCGPCKMMEKNVFTQKTVGDYFNTNFVNARFDMEKGEGREIAAKYGVRSYPTYLFLNGEGELISQNSGYMDESMFVTMAQDVNSSGNKKGSLKDRFAQGEKDPAFLINIMKLNSSSDYDFAKKASERYFENKKKSEEISKEEIGLLLFFVKSTEDKNYSTFSSRKSEIIKYLPEETYNEFDNQLKLSKIVEQSIDDKNKRINDEYFMKTAEPLVGKQLAQSKLNQTKLSYYEQNANFPEFEKAALEYYKNSDAFEPNELLRAAWVFSDHIKNPASLKKATEWAEKSVMRSETPENTYILARLYFLTGNNELAKNYAEMSKNMATQTNKDSKLAEELLKQIK, translated from the coding sequence ATGAAGAAGATCATCTCCGGAGTATTTGTTTTCTGCTCTGTTATCACTCTGGCTCAGGAAGCTATACAGTTTCAGGAACTACCATTCAAAGACATCATAGCAAAGGCAAAAAAAGAAAAGAAGCTTGTCTTCGTTGACGCCTATGCTTCTTGGTGCGGACCATGTAAGATGATGGAGAAAAATGTATTTACCCAAAAAACTGTCGGGGATTATTTCAATACCAATTTCGTGAATGCCAGATTCGATATGGAGAAAGGCGAAGGAAGGGAAATTGCAGCAAAATATGGGGTACGCTCCTATCCTACTTATCTTTTCCTGAATGGTGAAGGTGAGCTTATTTCCCAAAACTCCGGCTATATGGATGAAAGTATGTTTGTCACTATGGCTCAGGATGTGAATTCCTCAGGCAATAAAAAAGGCTCATTAAAAGATCGTTTTGCACAAGGCGAAAAAGATCCGGCATTCCTGATCAATATTATGAAACTGAATTCTTCTTCAGACTATGATTTTGCCAAAAAAGCTTCCGAACGGTATTTTGAAAACAAAAAGAAATCAGAAGAAATCTCCAAAGAAGAAATAGGCTTGCTTTTATTCTTTGTAAAATCAACCGAGGATAAAAATTACAGTACATTTTCATCAAGGAAGTCCGAAATCATTAAATATCTTCCGGAAGAAACTTACAATGAATTTGATAATCAGTTGAAACTTTCCAAAATCGTAGAACAGTCTATTGATGATAAGAATAAAAGGATAAACGATGAATATTTCATGAAAACGGCAGAACCGTTAGTAGGAAAACAGCTCGCACAATCCAAACTGAACCAAACAAAGCTCAGCTATTACGAACAAAACGCCAATTTCCCTGAATTTGAAAAAGCAGCCCTGGAATATTATAAAAATTCCGATGCATTCGAACCTAATGAATTGCTGAGGGCAGCATGGGTATTCAGTGATCATATCAAGAATCCTGCATCATTAAAGAAGGCCACAGAATGGGCTGAAAAGTCTGTAATGCGCAGCGAAACACCAGAAAACACATATATTCTCGCAAGACTTTATTTCCTGACCGGGAATAATGAATTGGCCAAAAACTATGCAGAAATGTCAAAAAACATGGCTACTCAAACCAACAAGGACTCCAAACTTGCAGAAGAATTATTGAAACAAATAAAATAA